Part of the Woronichinia naegeliana WA131 genome, CACTACTCAGAATAGATTCTTTCTGCCAGCGAGATTCATTCGGTAAATTAGCGCGATTCATCACCAGAATATCGGGAAAATAACCAGAATCTTTGTCATCGGGTCTCACAATGACTTGATTAGGAATCAAATAGGGAAGATTTAATCTGTCAATCATTCCACTCAGCTTAATTGTCAGAAATCCTTTAATTTCTTCGTGTTCACCGACCGGTTGAGCCATTTCAACAATATTTCCATGATGAAGTTCGTAACGCAGATCAGAATTCTCAGGCAGCCAATCGACAAATTCCTGAAAAGTCGTTGTTTTGAGTAAGGTTTGGCTCATAACTTTATGGCTTTATGATTTACAGATTAGAATTAAAAATCCTTAAGATTAGGATTATTTTGTAGTTTTTGAATTTCATCAATTACCGCATTATTCTCGTGATTTAATTGCACCGTTACTGAACGGGATAACTGATCTTGCTTTTGCAAGGCTTGGGCATAATAGGTTTGGGCTTGTTGAAGTTTACTTAAATCTTTATCATTTCTGCCCTCAAGACGCAATAATTGACCCTTAAGATACTGTAATTCAGGATTATTAGGAGTTTCAGCGATCGCTTGATTCAGATAGTTCATGGCCTTATCATACTGTTTTAAATCACGATAGGTTGTTGATAAGGCACGGTTTTTTAGATAATCAGGGGAAGCATATTTTTCAAAACGGCTAATTACCTGATCGGATTGGGAAAAAGGCGTGTATTTAGATAAAAATAAATCCAAATAACCCCGTAAAAGATTTAATTCTGGATCATTCGGATCGATTTTTGAGGCTAGATCGAGATAGTCAAATACCTGTCCGGCTTTACCCACAGCTTCGAGATAGCTACCTTGTTTAAGTAAATAACCGCCTTCTAAGAAATGACCCACCGCTAGATATAAATTGCCACGCAGGGGATCTTGTCCCTTTAAAATTTCCGCCGTTTTTAAGGTTTTGTCGGCATAAACTTTCATGGATTCATAGTTAGCCGCATCGTAGGCGAGGGAAGCTTGCATCGCATAGGCCAATGGTTCAGTTGGCTCTGTCTGAAAAGCCTGATCTAAATAACTTTGAGCGGTTTTGTAATTTCCATCCCGAAAAATAGCTATAAACGCGGCTTCGGTATTATCGCCAATATTGTGGGGATTTTGGCTGCGAAAGGGATCACCGGCCCAAACTGCCGGATAACTCGCTCCTAAACAGGTGACAAGGGTTAAGAAAAATAACCTAAACCGTTTGGAGAGGGAAAGTGCCTTCATAGAATGGTATTGTCCTAAAAGTCCTGGGTGAGGATAAGCTAAAACAAATTCTTTTCCTAGGTTAACCGCTTGAGGGAGCGATCGCCCATGCTCTATTTACGAAATGTTAGTTATCATCCACCAGCTAGTCTGACCCCAATTTTAAAGGAGGTTAATTTGGAGTTGGCTCCCCAGGAGTTAGGTTTAATTATTGGCCCCAGTGGTTCGGGTAAGACGACTCTGTTGGAAATTCTGGCGGGTTTGGCGGAAAAAACCGAGGGGGATATTTTTTGGCGTGATCAGCCCCTAATGCCTATTCATCTTCAGCAGTTGGGTGGCTTGGTGTTTCAGTTTCCAGAACGACATTTTTGCGGTGGTACGATTTTAGAAGAGTTGCGCTTAGGTCATCCCGAAATGAGCAGCGATCGCCTCAAGGAAGCCTTAGCAGAAGTGGGCTTAGAACATTTAGCCTGGGAAACCGTTCCCCATGCTCTCAGTGGTGGTCAACAAAGACGTTTGGCCCTGGCAGTGCAATTGATTCGCCAACCCAATTTATTATTGTTGGATGAACCGACTGCGGGTTTAGATTGGTCGATGCGCCGTCAATTGGCAAAATTATTGGGCAAATTAAAACATCATTGGACGTTATTAATTGTGAGCCACGACCCAGGAGAACTGTTACAAATCGCCGATCGCAGTTGGAAAATCCATCAAGGTGAACTAACCTCGTTTGACCCCAATTTGTTATTAAGCCAGTCTGAAGCGGTGGCGGTCTAAAGCCATGAATGATAATAACTTGTCAATTTCTCCCTTACCTCTGCAATTAGAAACTTGGGAAACTAGCCTGGGCTGGCAACCCCAGAGTCAATGGCCCCAATTCCAGCATTTGTATGAATTAATTTTGACTGGCAATCAACATTTGAACTTGACACGCATTACCGAACCTCTGGATTTTGTGGAGAAACATCTCTGGGATTCCCTAGCCGGTTTGTTTTTATTACCTGACATTTCCCAGTTAACCCAGCCCCAGGTCATTGATATTGGCACAGGAGCCGGTTTTCCTGGCATTCCCACCGCGATCGCCTTTCCCGATTGGTCTATTACCCTTTTGGATTCAACCCGCAAAAAAATCCAATTTATTGACGAGTTGTTAACCACCCTGCAAATTACCAATGCGAAAACCTGGCTAGGACGGGCCGAAACCCTAAGCGGCGATCGCCATCATCGCAGTCACTATGATCTGGCTCTCATTCGGGCAGTGGCTCAACCCGCTATTTGTGCCCAGTATGCCCTACCCTTGGTAAAGCTGGATGGTTGGGTCGTGCTCTATCGCGGTCAATGGGAAGCGGCGGAAACCGAAGCTCTTCTGCCCATTGTGGAGGAATTAGGGGGTAAAATCGAAACCATTAAAACGATCCAAACACCTTGGACATCGGGGATTCGCAATCTAATTTATCTTCGCAAAGTCAAAAGCACTGCCGTAACCCTTCCTCGTCTCAAGCGTAAAACTATTTAAAATTCCGGCAATTTTCATGAATAATACAACTTATCTTTTACCCAGTTTAGTCACAGTGTTAACCCTATTGGTCTATCAGGTTTTGGTAATCAATGTGGGACGGGCCAGAGCCAAGTACAAGGTAATGCCGCCAGCCACTTCTGGTGATGAGAATTTTG contains:
- the rsmG gene encoding 16S rRNA (guanine(527)-N(7))-methyltransferase RsmG, whose amino-acid sequence is MNDNNLSISPLPLQLETWETSLGWQPQSQWPQFQHLYELILTGNQHLNLTRITEPLDFVEKHLWDSLAGLFLLPDISQLTQPQVIDIGTGAGFPGIPTAIAFPDWSITLLDSTRKKIQFIDELLTTLQITNAKTWLGRAETLSGDRHHRSHYDLALIRAVAQPAICAQYALPLVKLDGWVVLYRGQWEAAETEALLPIVEELGGKIETIKTIQTPWTSGIRNLIYLRKVKSTAVTLPRLKRKTI
- a CDS encoding Uma2 family endonuclease; protein product: MSQTLLKTTTFQEFVDWLPENSDLRYELHHGNIVEMAQPVGEHEEIKGFLTIKLSGMIDRLNLPYLIPNQVIVRPDDKDSGYFPDILVMNRANLPNESRWQKESILSSGVSIPLVIEVVSTNWRNDYHLKFADYEEMGILEYWIVDYGALGGRNFIGNPKQPTISICNLVEEEYQINKFQNGDRLISQTFPELNLTANQVFQLGMI
- a CDS encoding energy-coupling factor ABC transporter ATP-binding protein, whose translation is MLYLRNVSYHPPASLTPILKEVNLELAPQELGLIIGPSGSGKTTLLEILAGLAEKTEGDIFWRDQPLMPIHLQQLGGLVFQFPERHFCGGTILEELRLGHPEMSSDRLKEALAEVGLEHLAWETVPHALSGGQQRRLALAVQLIRQPNLLLLDEPTAGLDWSMRRQLAKLLGKLKHHWTLLIVSHDPGELLQIADRSWKIHQGELTSFDPNLLLSQSEAVAV